A window of Candidatus Omnitrophota bacterium genomic DNA:
TAAATCGTCTAAAAACAGTTTGGCAGTTTATCAGTTTAACAGTTTAGCAATTTAGCAATTTTTTTCTAACTGCTTTTTCACCGCATCCAGCACTTCATCCACCGTAATTTCTTCCATACAGCTATGTTTAAGGCAGTTAGGTTTATAACAAGGGCTGCACTTTAGTTGTTTTTTTATAACTATGTGTCCATTACCGGAAGGCAAGTGACGCACAGGATTGGTCGGTCCGAACAAAGCCACAAGCTTCGTGCCCATAGCCGCAGCTACATGCATCGGAGCACTGTCCCCGGTAACATATACCTGGCAGCGTTTGATCAGGCAGGCCAATTGGCCTGGTGTTGTCCGGCCGATAACGTTAATCGGATTTTTTTTCATTAAAGAAACTAATTTTTTACCAAGTTCTGTTTCTTCTCCGATACCAGTGATTAGTATTTTCGCCTTAAGTTGTTGAGATAACCTGTTTGATAACTTCGCGAATTTTTCTAACGGCCATCTCTTGGTCACCCATCTTTTGCTTCCGCCCGGATTTATCCCGACTAAAAGCTGGCCGGGTTTCATGCCCGAATTTAAAAAAAGATTTGAAATTTTTTTCTCATCCTCTTTTGAAGGCCAAAGTTCCAGCTTTTCATTCATCTTATCTATCCCCAATAGATTTAAGACCCTTAATTGATGTTTCAAGGGCGGCATAACAGCTTTAAAATCCCCCGCCTTGTCAGTTAATAGGAATTTACCTATTCCCCGGGCATATCCATATCTTTTAGGAGCGCAACTTAAATATGAAATCAGGTGGCTGCGGAGGGTGTTTTGGAAATCAATAACCATATCAAAATCAACCTGCTTCAATCTATTGACCAGCCTAATTGTCCGCTTTAAAAATCTATCTTTTTGCCTGCGATCATAGGTAACTATATCATCCAGGTAAGAGCAGCGCTGAATAATCTCCAGGTAGCCCGGTTCAACCAGGAGTGTAATCTTACTGCCGGGAAATCTTTTTCTTATAGCTCTTAAACTGGGTATAACAAGGATTAAATCCCCGGCCGACCCAAATTTGGTAATCAAAATTTTTGTCTCTTTTTCCACTTCTTTATAAACGTTGATGGTCCTCTCTGCCATTAAATCTAAATTAAACTCTTTGGCCACCTTCTCCCGGGCCGCCTCAGCTAAGGAAACAGCGAGGTTCTTGTCTTTGATAAGACGGATAATTGCCTCTGCCATTTGTTGAGGATCCCGGGGAGCAACTAACAATCCTGTCTTTTCATTATCTACTATGTCTACCACGCCTCCTATCTTCGTAGCCACTACCGGTATTCCCGCTGCCCCGGCCTCTATAAGCACCCGGCCAAACGCCTCAGGAGCCGTGCTGGCCATTACCAGGATATCAAGTTCAGCTAAAATATCCGGTATATCGGCTCTTGTGCCTAAAAATTTAATATACGGCGTGAGTCCTAACCGCCTTGCCAACAACATGATCTGTTCTTTGTAATTATGTTTACCAGCCGGGCTGTCTCCCACTATTAAAACCTTCAATCCGGGAATCTTCCTTGCCACCTTAGAAATAGCCTTGATAAAATAGACATGTCCCTTTAAAGGAGTAATGCGCCCTATAAAGCCGACTACTACTTCATTCCCGGGAACTGTGTCTTTTTTTTGAAAACTAAATTCATTCAGATCCAGACCCCGGGGAACCAGGCGTATTTTTTCTTCCGGAACTCCGAACTGCTCGATCATGCGTTTGGCAATTGGCTGGCTCGGGGTTATAACCCTTTTGCCCCATCCCATTACCCGGCTAAAAAAATGAGTATTATAATATCCGTGGGCGGTAGTAATAAATTTTGTGTTGCTGCGCCGGCAGGCAAAATATGCTATCCAGGCCGGCACGCGGCTGCGGGCGTGGACTATGCTCACATTTTCTTTTCTTAAAATATTTTCCACCTTTTTAATCATTGACCAAATAGAAAAAAGCGATTTTTTGTTAACCGGAAGTAAATAATGCTTAACCCCTAAAGACTCCAGCTGGCTAACCAACCTTCCTCCATTAGATATAACTACAGCCTGGTGCCCGGCTAAAACTAATCGCCGGGCTAAATCAACCACACCTCTTTCAACACCGCCAACATTTAACTCCGGAAGAATCTGTAATATTTTCATTTTAAAATATCCTATATATTGCTAAACTGTTAAACTGTTAAATTGCTAAATTGCTAAATGGCTAAATTAAAAAGTAATATAACAGTTTAACAATTTAGCAATTTAGCAATTTATTTACCGCCTCTTTAACCATAAGATTATCGTTTAACACTTTTATCGGCTTTTTTTCCCGCCAAACCTTTTCAATGGTGCCATGCAGCTGTTCGGGCGAAGTGACAGTTATATAGTTTTCGTTGGCAAGCCTGTTAACCAACCGTCCGTGCTTGGAACAGCGATTCAGGGACTTTTTCCTATCTAACTCAAAGACTATAACATACTTAGCCGCTGCCAGGGCTTCGGAAATCATTGAAACACTGTCATAAGAAATCACAACTATTTGGCTCAAGCCCAACATTCCTTCTACTGCACCGGAGATGTTTGCCTCGTTAGCAATAATTAATAACCTGCACCTGTCCTGATTGGCCAAACGGTCTTTTAGCTGTTGGCTGACTTCTTTAGATGTCCTTCTTGAGGTAGTCACTAAAAGTTCTGCATCCAGGTTATCAGCGGCTTCAAGCAAGCCGTTGACCACCCTATTGATTTTATCTACCAAAAGGTTATATTCAGGGTTATCACCCCCGATAAATAAACTGATAGATAAATCCTTTGACAGCCGAACACGTTGTTTAAGTTCTTCTCCTTGTTTCTTTAAATAATCCTGATTAACCAAGTTAGGCGCCCCTTTTGTTACTAAAACATTCTCTTTTCTAAGAGGCTTATCGTGCTCAGGCACAATAATAAGATCAAATCTCTTAAAACTCCATGGTCCCGGCTTCATCAAAACAATATTCTTTGTCTGCCTGGCCCGGGCTAGAATAATGTTTACCGGCACAAGCCCTGAGCCCGCTGAAATAACCACATCTATTCTTTTTTTTATTCCGGTCAGTTTAATATAAGAATCTTTATCCAGGCAAAATTGAAGACATCTCAGGCAATTTCTACAACAGCCGGAAGCAAAAAACGCCGAAACAGCCAGCAGGGATCTAAAAAATCTGTTTTTATATTTGATTTTCTTTATCTGCAGTACAGACTGGCCGACAAAGTTAGCTGCTGCCAGTGATTGTTTAAGATGCCCCGGCCTTCCGTCATCCAAAATTAAAATTGACTTTCGCAAAGAAAAAGTCTCTTCTAATATGCGGTCTAAATTATCCCTGCCCCCGGTAATCTCCAATTGAATGGCCAGACAAAAGAAATTTATCTGAAGCCTGAAGCCTGAAGCCTGAAGTTCATCTACGATATCCTGCAATTTAACCGAATCCTTCTCGGTTGTAATTACAGTTGTTATCTTTAAATCCCGGCAGCGGTCAGCAAAATCTTTTATATCCCGAACCCTATATCGATGATGGTCAAGCAGGCTAAGGTTGCAGGCAATTTCAGCACCCAAAAACCTAACAGTTTTTTGAAAAGACTGCGGGTCACCGATAGCGCTCAGCGTGGCCACCTTTTTGCCTTTTAAATCAGCAAGGCCTGCTCTTTCGCTCGTACCTA
This region includes:
- the lpxK gene encoding tetraacyldisaccharide 4'-kinase, which encodes MACRLAARGIEHGIELELIMKAYLYSLATDKNKSSFAGMLKLFLLAGSFFYHLGINFILFLYRSGLVKADKLNCKVISVGNITWGGTGKTPIAGMLTEKLTAQGRKVAVLTRGYGGDECRLLKNRFADTPVLIDKNRLNSGRAAVDKYEVDAVILDDGFQYRRIKKDIEIVVINSLNPFGNGYLIPRGILREPLKRLKAAGLFFLTKTDLADRGKVNVLKKRLKNINPDAVIVESVHKPFCLYKLGTSERAGLADLKGKKVATLSAIGDPQSFQKTVRFLGAEIACNLSLLDHHRYRVRDIKDFADRCRDLKITTVITTEKDSVKLQDIVDELQASGFRLQINFFCLAIQLEITGGRDNLDRILEETFSLRKSILILDDGRPGHLKQSLAAANFVGQSVLQIKKIKYKNRFFRSLLAVSAFFASGCCRNCLRCLQFCLDKDSYIKLTGIKKRIDVVISAGSGLVPVNIILARARQTKNIVLMKPGPWSFKRFDLIIVPEHDKPLRKENVLVTKGAPNLVNQDYLKKQGEELKQRVRLSKDLSISLFIGGDNPEYNLLVDKINRVVNGLLEAADNLDAELLVTTSRRTSKEVSQQLKDRLANQDRCRLLIIANEANISGAVEGMLGLSQIVVISYDSVSMISEALAAAKYVIVFELDRKKSLNRCSKHGRLVNRLANENYITVTSPEQLHGTIEKVWREKKPIKVLNDNLMVKEAVNKLLNC
- the pelF gene encoding GT4 family glycosyltransferase PelF, giving the protein MKILQILPELNVGGVERGVVDLARRLVLAGHQAVVISNGGRLVSQLESLGVKHYLLPVNKKSLFSIWSMIKKVENILRKENVSIVHARSRVPAWIAYFACRRSNTKFITTAHGYYNTHFFSRVMGWGKRVITPSQPIAKRMIEQFGVPEEKIRLVPRGLDLNEFSFQKKDTVPGNEVVVGFIGRITPLKGHVYFIKAISKVARKIPGLKVLIVGDSPAGKHNYKEQIMLLARRLGLTPYIKFLGTRADIPDILAELDILVMASTAPEAFGRVLIEAGAAGIPVVATKIGGVVDIVDNEKTGLLVAPRDPQQMAEAIIRLIKDKNLAVSLAEAAREKVAKEFNLDLMAERTINVYKEVEKETKILITKFGSAGDLILVIPSLRAIRKRFPGSKITLLVEPGYLEIIQRCSYLDDIVTYDRRQKDRFLKRTIRLVNRLKQVDFDMVIDFQNTLRSHLISYLSCAPKRYGYARGIGKFLLTDKAGDFKAVMPPLKHQLRVLNLLGIDKMNEKLELWPSKEDEKKISNLFLNSGMKPGQLLVGINPGGSKRWVTKRWPLEKFAKLSNRLSQQLKAKILITGIGEETELGKKLVSLMKKNPINVIGRTTPGQLACLIKRCQVYVTGDSAPMHVAAAMGTKLVALFGPTNPVRHLPSGNGHIVIKKQLKCSPCYKPNCLKHSCMEEITVDEVLDAVKKQLEKNC